In a single window of the Rhodoferax saidenbachensis genome:
- a CDS encoding AzlD domain-containing protein: MSPDSFFVGTTDAWTLLTTFGLACVTVVARSFFFITDKDWSLPAWAQRGLQYAPIAALSAVIVPEIVMSQGALIQTFKDARLYAVVAGLAFFAWRRGAGQAVLGTIASGMAVYLPLHIGLGW, translated from the coding sequence ATGAGCCCGGACAGTTTTTTTGTTGGCACCACCGATGCTTGGACCCTGCTCACCACCTTCGGGCTGGCCTGCGTGACGGTCGTTGCGCGCTCGTTCTTCTTCATCACCGACAAAGACTGGTCGCTGCCCGCCTGGGCCCAGCGCGGCCTGCAGTACGCGCCGATCGCCGCGCTGTCAGCCGTCATCGTGCCCGAGATCGTGATGTCGCAAGGCGCGCTTATTCAGACGTTCAAGGATGCGCGTCTCTACGCCGTAGTGGCCGGTCTGGCATTTTTTGCCTGGCGGCGTGGTGCGGGTCAAGCGGTGCTGGGCACCATTGCTTCAGGCATGGCGGTCTACCTGCCTTTGCACATCGGTCTGGGTTGGTGA
- a CDS encoding AzlC family ABC transporter permease codes for MFFLRSNYTHPEFRRGFQDMLSVSPGIAAWGLMTGVAMVKSGMSTFEALFMALTVFAGSSQLAAVPLLIAGAPMWVILVTGFCVNLRFVVFSAHMRPYLMHLPRWQRLVTGYLSADLTYVLFVKSFQHPATDDAGRAAQMAYLAGNGGINWLSWTVSSVLGVVLANFVPTSWGLGFAGILALVGMMASLASSRLRWVSAGVAGAAAVAAFALPLKLNILVAISVAVAVCLLLDKRPDTSHPPHHAPKDPA; via the coding sequence ATGTTCTTCCTACGCAGCAACTACACCCACCCCGAGTTCCGCCGGGGTTTCCAGGACATGCTGAGCGTGTCGCCCGGCATTGCGGCCTGGGGCCTGATGACGGGCGTGGCCATGGTCAAGTCGGGCATGAGCACCTTTGAGGCGCTGTTCATGGCGCTCACCGTGTTTGCCGGTAGCTCGCAGCTGGCGGCGGTGCCATTGCTGATTGCCGGGGCGCCCATGTGGGTGATTCTGGTGACCGGTTTTTGCGTGAACCTGCGTTTTGTGGTCTTCAGCGCGCACATGCGGCCCTACCTGATGCACCTGCCGCGCTGGCAGCGGCTGGTCACGGGGTATCTATCGGCTGACCTGACCTATGTACTCTTCGTCAAGAGTTTTCAGCATCCGGCAACAGACGACGCGGGCCGCGCCGCGCAAATGGCCTACCTGGCTGGCAACGGCGGCATCAACTGGCTCAGCTGGACCGTTAGCAGCGTGTTGGGCGTGGTGCTGGCCAACTTTGTGCCCACGTCATGGGGTCTGGGCTTTGCCGGCATTCTGGCGCTGGTGGGCATGATGGCCTCGCTGGCCAGCAGCCGCCTGCGTTGGGTGTCGGCCGGAGTCGCAGGTGCAGCGGCTGTGGCGGCATTTGCGTTGCCGCTCAAGTTGAACATCCTGGTCGCAATTTCCGTAGCTGTGGCGGTGTGTCTGCTGCTGGACAAACGCCCCGATACCTCGCACCCGCCCCACCACGCTCCCAAGGACCCCGCATGA
- the fmt gene encoding methionyl-tRNA formyltransferase, producing MAQGIRAVRPLRVIFAGTPEFARVALERLHAAGHTIALVLSQPDRPAGRGMKLQASAVKQFALEHAIPVAQPRSLRLDGKYPEDAAAARQAIADAQADVMVVAAYGLILPQWVLDDMAIGGKFGCLNIHGSLLPRWRGAAPIHRAIEVGDAETGVTIMQMDVGLDTGDMLLKQSLPIADTDTTATLHDKVADLGATLVVQALDLAAQGTLRPVKQPEEGVTYAHKIEKHEAPIDWRLDAAAIVRRVRAFNPFPGASTVLNGEVIKVWGAHVLTPGWGISVISGKAIRIWGERAGDDMRIVTPPKYCGEITALAPEGIAVASMNSVVILTELQRPGGKRLPAAEFLRGCPLQVGQRFELPAAPEVS from the coding sequence GTGGCTCAAGGCATTCGGGCAGTACGGCCCCTACGTGTCATCTTTGCAGGTACGCCAGAGTTTGCCCGCGTGGCGCTGGAGCGCCTGCATGCAGCGGGCCACACCATCGCTCTGGTGCTGAGCCAGCCGGACCGCCCGGCCGGGCGCGGTATGAAGTTGCAGGCCTCTGCTGTCAAGCAGTTTGCGCTGGAACACGCGATTCCCGTGGCCCAGCCGCGCAGCTTGCGCCTGGACGGCAAATATCCCGAAGACGCCGCTGCGGCGCGCCAGGCGATTGCCGACGCGCAGGCCGATGTGATGGTGGTGGCTGCGTACGGATTGATCCTGCCGCAATGGGTGCTCGACGATATGGCCATTGGTGGCAAATTTGGTTGCCTGAATATCCACGGTTCTTTGTTACCGCGCTGGCGCGGCGCCGCACCCATACACCGCGCGATTGAAGTGGGCGATGCCGAGACAGGCGTCACCATCATGCAGATGGATGTGGGGCTGGACACGGGTGACATGCTGCTCAAACAAAGCCTCCCGATTGCAGACACGGACACCACGGCCACGCTGCACGACAAGGTGGCTGATCTGGGGGCTACGCTGGTGGTCCAGGCGCTGGACCTGGCGGCACAGGGTACTTTGCGGCCCGTGAAGCAGCCTGAAGAGGGCGTGACCTACGCCCACAAGATCGAGAAGCATGAGGCGCCTATCGACTGGCGCCTGGACGCCGCCGCCATCGTGCGCCGCGTGCGCGCCTTCAACCCCTTTCCGGGCGCAAGCACCGTGCTGAATGGCGAGGTCATCAAGGTCTGGGGTGCTCATGTGCTCACGCCGGGATGGGGCATATCAGTCATCAGCGGCAAGGCCATACGCATTTGGGGTGAACGTGCTGGCGACGATATGCGCATAGTTACTCCTCCTAAGTATTGTGGGGAAATAACGGCGCTAGCCCCCGAAGGCATTGCGGTAGCATCTATGAATTCCGTAGTAATTTTGACCGAGCTGCAGCGTCCCGGTGGCAAGCGCCTGCCTGCTGCCGAGTTTCTGCGCGGCTGTCCTTTGCAAGTGGGTCAGCGTTTTGAGCTGCCTGCTGCGCCTGAGGTCTCCTGA
- the def gene encoding peptide deformylase, translating to MALLPILCYPDPRLHKVAKPVAAVDARIQQLAADMLETMYDAKGIGLAATQIDVHERLIVIDVSEERDQPLVLINPELVWTSPTTHLNEEGCLSVPGIYDGVTRFDAVHVKALDEKGNSRVIEATDQLLAVCVQHEMDHLLGKVFVEYLSPLKRNRIKTKMIKAQREDAR from the coding sequence ATGGCCTTACTTCCTATTCTTTGTTATCCCGACCCCCGGCTGCACAAGGTTGCCAAACCGGTGGCGGCGGTCGATGCACGCATCCAGCAACTCGCCGCCGACATGCTGGAAACCATGTATGACGCCAAAGGCATCGGCCTGGCCGCCACGCAGATCGACGTGCACGAGCGCCTGATCGTCATTGACGTGTCGGAAGAGCGCGACCAGCCCCTGGTGCTGATCAACCCGGAACTGGTCTGGACCAGCCCCACCACCCACCTGAACGAAGAAGGCTGTCTGTCGGTGCCCGGCATCTACGACGGCGTGACCCGCTTTGACGCAGTGCATGTGAAGGCGCTGGACGAAAAAGGCAACAGCCGCGTGATTGAGGCTACAGACCAGTTGCTGGCCGTGTGCGTCCAGCACGAGATGGACCATTTGCTGGGCAAGGTGTTTGTGGAATACCTCTCGCCGCTCAAACGCAACCGCATCAAGACCAAGATGATCAAGGCCCAGCGCGAGGACGCGCGCTAA
- a CDS encoding LysM peptidoglycan-binding domain-containing protein, with protein MTTHLMAKSKVALAALAALTSALATSPSWAQSFPVTAAQKATANEVAQKGIPLSELAANAPDSYTIKSGDTLWAISSMYLKSPWRWPELWGMNLNDIKNPHRIYPGQRLVLERKNGLASLRVVGGSSADGDGIETVRVSPRTRYESLADAALPTLRASVIEPFLAEPIIVDEAEFKAAPRIVSAQEGRVLLTRGDRAYARGTEGTPLLDDQQREKQFRVFRTATPLKDPATGEVLGFEAIYAGKASLVRGESTTEIADADGKQVTTIVPATIDIIAAKEEMRVGDRLLPEPPRQLQTYTPHATDSAATGRIVSVYGSAVVNAAQNQVVVINRGTRDGMEAGHVMVILKDGARVVDKEDAKKPLMKLPDERNGLLMVFRTFEKLSYALILEINDGVRVGDRLVAPR; from the coding sequence ATGACGACACACCTGATGGCGAAATCCAAAGTGGCGCTGGCTGCGCTGGCGGCACTGACCAGTGCTTTGGCGACAAGTCCCTCCTGGGCACAGAGCTTCCCCGTTACAGCAGCCCAAAAGGCCACGGCCAACGAAGTCGCCCAAAAAGGCATTCCACTGAGCGAGCTTGCCGCCAACGCGCCGGACAGCTACACCATCAAAAGCGGTGACACCCTGTGGGCCATCTCCTCCATGTACCTCAAGAGCCCGTGGCGCTGGCCCGAGCTGTGGGGCATGAACCTCAATGACATCAAGAACCCGCACCGCATTTACCCCGGCCAGCGCTTGGTGCTGGAGCGCAAGAATGGACTGGCCTCGCTGCGTGTTGTAGGTGGCAGCAGTGCGGATGGTGATGGCATCGAAACCGTGCGGGTGTCTCCCCGTACCCGCTACGAGTCCCTGGCCGACGCCGCCCTGCCCACACTGCGCGCCAGCGTGATTGAGCCCTTCCTGGCCGAACCCATCATCGTGGACGAGGCCGAGTTCAAGGCCGCGCCCCGCATCGTGTCCGCCCAGGAAGGCCGCGTGCTGCTGACGCGTGGCGACCGCGCCTACGCCCGTGGCACCGAGGGCACACCCCTGCTCGACGACCAGCAACGCGAAAAGCAGTTCCGCGTGTTCCGCACCGCAACGCCACTTAAAGACCCGGCAACCGGCGAAGTGCTGGGCTTTGAAGCCATTTACGCTGGTAAAGCAAGCCTGGTGCGCGGCGAAAGCACCACCGAAATAGCAGATGCCGATGGCAAACAGGTCACCACCATCGTGCCGGCCACCATCGACATCATTGCGGCCAAAGAAGAAATGCGGGTGGGCGACCGCCTGCTGCCTGAGCCACCGCGCCAGTTGCAGACCTATACCCCGCACGCAACGGACAGTGCCGCCACGGGCCGCATCGTATCGGTCTACGGCAGTGCCGTGGTCAACGCTGCGCAAAACCAGGTCGTGGTCATCAACCGCGGTACCCGGGACGGCATGGAGGCTGGCCACGTCATGGTGATCCTGAAAGATGGCGCGCGCGTGGTCGACAAAGAAGACGCCAAGAAGCCGCTGATGAAACTGCCGGACGAGCGCAACGGCCTGCTGATGGTGTTCCGTACGTTTGAAAAACTGTCCTACGCCCTGATTCTGGAAATCAACGACGGCGTGCGGGTTGGCGACCGCCTGGTCGCACCACGCTAA
- the dprA gene encoding DNA-processing protein DprA, with amino-acid sequence MEREELSAWLRLQLSPGVGDATARKLLVAFGLPATIFQQSEAALSQVVSQPLAQGLLREPAELATLLDTTWAWLQAKPQEHRVLTLGDPAYPQCLLHMEDPPLLLYAMGAAEVWQHNGLNAVAQRSIAIVGSRNPTPQGAANAQQFAQALAEAGLTIVSGMALGVDGAAHQGALDGAAVGTLATIAIVGTGLDRVYPRQHRDLAHRICQQGVILSEYPLGTPPLSANFPRRNRIISGLSLGTLVVEAALQSGSLITARLASEQGKDVFAIPGSIHSTQARGCHALIKQGAKLVESAQDVLEELQLAPGITPDLIAACAYQTGAEDAFNTQSNALLEALGFDPVGLDALQARTGLDTPTLQAQLMALELQGELCRLTGGLFQRMAKA; translated from the coding sequence ATGGAGCGCGAAGAACTCTCCGCTTGGTTGCGGCTACAACTGAGTCCGGGTGTCGGCGACGCGACCGCCCGCAAACTGCTCGTCGCCTTTGGGCTGCCTGCAACCATATTCCAGCAATCCGAAGCGGCGCTTTCACAAGTCGTCAGCCAGCCCTTGGCCCAGGGGCTTCTGCGAGAACCCGCGGAACTGGCCACCCTGCTGGACACCACCTGGGCCTGGCTGCAAGCCAAGCCACAGGAGCATCGTGTCCTGACGCTGGGCGACCCTGCTTATCCCCAATGCCTGCTCCACATGGAAGACCCGCCCCTGCTGCTGTACGCCATGGGTGCCGCAGAGGTTTGGCAACACAATGGTCTCAACGCCGTGGCGCAACGCAGTATTGCCATCGTCGGCAGCCGCAACCCCACGCCGCAAGGAGCCGCCAATGCCCAGCAGTTTGCCCAGGCCCTGGCAGAGGCCGGACTGACCATCGTCTCCGGCATGGCGTTGGGCGTGGATGGGGCGGCCCACCAGGGCGCGCTGGACGGGGCTGCAGTTGGCACCCTGGCCACCATTGCCATCGTCGGCACCGGACTGGACCGGGTCTACCCCCGGCAGCACCGGGATCTGGCGCACCGCATCTGCCAGCAGGGCGTGATCCTCAGCGAATATCCGCTGGGTACGCCACCGCTGTCTGCCAACTTCCCCCGGCGCAACCGCATCATCTCGGGCCTGTCGCTGGGTACGCTGGTGGTGGAAGCGGCGCTGCAATCGGGTTCACTGATTACGGCGCGCCTGGCCAGCGAACAGGGCAAGGACGTATTCGCCATTCCCGGCTCCATCCACTCTACCCAGGCGCGCGGCTGCCACGCGCTGATCAAACAGGGAGCGAAGCTGGTGGAGAGCGCACAGGATGTGCTGGAAGAGTTGCAACTGGCGCCCGGAATCACTCCTGATTTGATAGCTGCTTGCGCATATCAGACGGGGGCTGAAGACGCTTTTAATACCCAAAGCAATGCGCTACTGGAGGCACTTGGTTTTGATCCGGTGGGCCTGGATGCATTGCAGGCACGCACCGGGCTCGACACCCCAACACTCCAAGCCCAACTGATGGCGCTGGAACTGCAGGGGGAGCTTTGCCGGCTGACTGGCGGCCTGTTTCAGCGCATGGCGAAGGCCTGA
- a CDS encoding DUF494 domain-containing protein, giving the protein MFEVLVFVYENYYTGEACPEPAHLERKLSAVGFEPEEIGDALTWLAGLETAAKGSMGFAIAPAKAPQTPPEPWLRQPSPYSVRIYPTYEQNHLGAQCLGFISFLESAGVLPAHMREVVIDRAMAAPGAPVTLEDLKVIILMVYWSFGQEPEALVLDELCEDRVERVAH; this is encoded by the coding sequence ATGTTTGAAGTGCTTGTCTTCGTTTACGAAAACTACTACACCGGCGAGGCCTGTCCTGAACCCGCCCATCTGGAGCGGAAACTCAGCGCCGTTGGCTTTGAGCCCGAGGAGATCGGGGACGCGCTGACTTGGCTCGCGGGGCTGGAGACGGCAGCCAAAGGCTCCATGGGCTTTGCCATCGCGCCTGCCAAGGCGCCACAAACGCCGCCCGAGCCCTGGCTGCGCCAGCCCAGCCCCTACAGCGTCCGTATCTACCCCACCTACGAGCAAAACCACCTTGGCGCACAGTGCCTGGGTTTCATCAGTTTTCTGGAGTCTGCCGGCGTACTGCCCGCCCACATGCGCGAAGTAGTGATCGACCGCGCGATGGCTGCACCTGGCGCACCGGTCACGCTGGAAGACCTGAAGGTCATCATCCTGATGGTGTACTGGAGTTTTGGGCAGGAGCCCGAAGCGCTGGTGCTTGATGAACTGTGTGAAGACCGAGTCGAGCGCGTCGCGCATTAG
- a CDS encoding DUF1631 family protein, translated as MATSPSSPSPRLQLARAVRERFLAEASKAMVEISGTVQERLTELVDEPCSARESQTRRDTWTAYKKCRPVWVDGTTKAWRECLDPPKNKKSGDSLDVAGLELVGTEVVENKILASRLVLAVNDKVLPQLDDLRVRTRFLEGIEDLDGHDIYRPEVSVLLMVEQWAQSGMPGDSWPLVSEVVQRKLIERFKEAYKNANDALISKGVMPTIELKDRVKAPVRAAGGRPSPLPNLQPGDLQQPPADGGDMGQGGAYPQQQGAYPQGPQGYGPQSGGGAPMQQGPAGRAAGGAQGQGAAGAPGGGHAQAGQGGGYAESGPGAAQRSGGGFFGGRLGWNADGGASGPASGPASGPGPQGQPASGGGTPFWKQAAGAPSGPSQSYAASEETRMMTSNTPLARARSRAQGVIGQIRRLFVSHGGGDFMGTAHQAPSPGLAQAIGPQAIAAAYAAGGTMYEDYSPAGVARVAENIREKSAELKKKAETKGEKATIEIVALMFQAILAEDRIPPGIRVWFARLQMPVLRVALEDPDFFGTTTHPARLLIDRMGSCVMGFDSSGVQGSAMEAEIKRIVQVIEQYPETGKKVYQIVYDEFQKFLAKFLTDKGATKKVVSVAQQVEQKETLAIQYTIEMRNMLKDMPVRDEIREFLFKVWAEVLAVAAVRKGPQHADTLTLKKSATDLVWAASAKPNRADRAKVIQDLPNLLLRLRSGMTLLAMAPSEQEKNIKVVSDTLADAFLSKTQAIPQAKIDAMAQRLGNLEDFVSEDGVGDLPLDAETIEMMLGIDASAIEVVGNGGSKPTAAMVAWAKELHLGSWYTLDHNGQITQVQLAWRSERKHLNLFAASTGKSFLIQAGRLAAYLQAGLLLPQEEEALTVRATRDALAKLEANPERLLA; from the coding sequence ATGGCGACGTCTCCATCCAGCCCCTCTCCCAGACTGCAGCTTGCCCGTGCAGTGCGGGAGCGATTTCTGGCCGAGGCCAGCAAGGCCATGGTGGAGATCAGCGGCACGGTGCAGGAGCGCCTGACCGAGCTGGTAGACGAACCCTGTAGCGCACGTGAAAGCCAGACCCGGCGCGATACTTGGACTGCCTACAAAAAGTGCCGGCCAGTCTGGGTGGACGGCACCACCAAGGCCTGGCGTGAATGCCTGGATCCGCCCAAAAACAAAAAATCCGGCGACAGCCTGGATGTGGCCGGGCTGGAGCTGGTGGGCACCGAGGTCGTGGAAAACAAGATTCTGGCCTCGCGCCTGGTGTTGGCGGTCAATGACAAAGTATTGCCGCAGCTTGACGATTTGCGCGTACGCACCCGTTTCCTCGAAGGCATAGAGGATCTCGACGGGCATGACATTTACCGCCCCGAGGTATCAGTTCTGCTGATGGTGGAGCAGTGGGCCCAATCCGGCATGCCGGGGGACTCCTGGCCACTGGTCAGCGAGGTCGTGCAGCGCAAACTGATCGAGCGCTTTAAAGAAGCCTACAAAAATGCCAATGACGCCCTGATCAGCAAGGGCGTGATGCCCACGATCGAACTCAAGGACCGTGTCAAGGCGCCCGTTCGGGCAGCTGGCGGCCGTCCGTCGCCCTTGCCCAATCTGCAACCCGGTGACTTGCAACAGCCGCCCGCTGACGGTGGTGATATGGGGCAAGGCGGTGCATATCCGCAGCAGCAGGGCGCCTATCCGCAAGGTCCGCAGGGCTACGGACCTCAGAGCGGCGGCGGGGCACCCATGCAGCAAGGGCCTGCGGGTCGGGCTGCCGGAGGTGCGCAAGGTCAGGGTGCCGCAGGTGCCCCGGGTGGCGGCCATGCACAAGCAGGACAAGGCGGCGGGTACGCCGAATCCGGGCCGGGCGCCGCCCAGCGTTCGGGCGGAGGCTTTTTTGGCGGCCGGCTCGGCTGGAACGCAGACGGCGGTGCCAGTGGCCCGGCTTCTGGACCTGCATCGGGTCCGGGTCCGCAGGGGCAGCCCGCATCGGGTGGAGGAACCCCATTCTGGAAACAGGCCGCAGGCGCACCCAGTGGCCCGAGCCAGAGTTACGCGGCGTCCGAAGAGACGCGCATGATGACGTCCAATACCCCGCTGGCGCGTGCGCGCAGCCGGGCGCAGGGGGTCATAGGCCAGATCCGGCGGCTGTTTGTCAGCCACGGTGGCGGCGACTTCATGGGGACGGCGCACCAGGCGCCTTCGCCGGGGCTGGCGCAGGCAATTGGACCCCAGGCGATCGCTGCGGCCTATGCCGCAGGCGGCACCATGTACGAGGATTACAGCCCGGCCGGTGTGGCCCGGGTGGCAGAGAACATCCGCGAAAAATCGGCAGAGCTCAAGAAGAAAGCCGAGACCAAGGGCGAGAAAGCCACGATTGAAATCGTCGCGCTGATGTTCCAGGCGATCCTGGCCGAAGACCGCATTCCGCCGGGTATCCGGGTCTGGTTTGCACGGTTGCAGATGCCGGTGCTGCGAGTGGCGCTGGAAGATCCCGACTTCTTTGGCACCACTACCCATCCGGCCCGTCTGTTGATCGATCGTATGGGCTCCTGCGTCATGGGTTTTGATTCCTCTGGCGTGCAGGGTAGTGCCATGGAGGCCGAGATCAAGCGCATCGTGCAGGTCATCGAGCAGTACCCCGAAACTGGCAAGAAGGTTTACCAGATCGTCTACGACGAGTTCCAGAAATTCCTGGCCAAGTTCCTGACCGACAAGGGCGCGACCAAGAAGGTCGTCAGTGTCGCACAGCAGGTCGAGCAGAAAGAAACCCTGGCCATCCAGTACACCATCGAGATGCGCAACATGTTGAAAGACATGCCGGTGCGCGATGAGATCCGAGAATTCCTGTTCAAGGTTTGGGCCGAGGTATTGGCCGTGGCCGCGGTACGCAAGGGCCCACAGCATGCGGATACGCTGACGCTCAAGAAATCGGCTACCGACCTGGTCTGGGCGGCCAGCGCCAAGCCCAACCGTGCGGACCGTGCCAAGGTGATCCAGGACTTGCCCAATCTGCTGCTGCGCTTGCGCTCTGGCATGACGCTGCTGGCCATGGCGCCCAGCGAGCAGGAAAAGAACATCAAGGTCGTCAGCGACACACTCGCCGACGCCTTCCTGTCCAAAACCCAGGCCATTCCGCAGGCCAAGATCGATGCCATGGCCCAGCGTTTGGGCAATCTGGAAGACTTCGTCAGTGAAGACGGCGTGGGCGACCTGCCGCTGGATGCCGAGACCATAGAAATGATGTTGGGCATTGATGCCTCGGCCATCGAAGTGGTGGGCAATGGGGGCTCCAAACCGACCGCTGCCATGGTGGCGTGGGCCAAGGAGCTGCATCTGGGCTCCTGGTACACGCTGGACCACAACGGCCAGATTACCCAGGTCCAGTTGGCTTGGCGCAGTGAGCGCAAACATTTGAACCTGTTCGCCGCCAGCACCGGCAAGAGTTTCCTGATCCAGGCCGGTCGTCTGGCCGCCTACCTGCAGGCCGGTTTGTTGCTGCCGCAAGAAGAAGAAGCCCTGACCGTGCGCGCCACCCGCGACGCACTGGCCAAGCTGGAAGCCAATCCAGAACGCTTGCTAGCCTGA
- the secF gene encoding protein translocase subunit SecF has translation MEFFKIHRDIPFMRHARLFNLVSFVTFVAAVFFLFSRGLHLSVEFTGGTLMEVSYSQPADLNVVRSAIDKLGIKDVQVQNFGTAQDVLIRMPVQKGTTSGQQSEAVMGALKAADASATMRRTEFVGPQVGDELAADGLKALAFVVVGIMLYLAIRFEWKFAVAAIIANLHDVIIILGFFAFFQWEFSLPVLAAVLAVLGYSVNESVVIFDRIRENFRRYRKMNTEEIINNAITSTISRTIITHASTQMMVLSMLLFGGATLHYFALALTIGILFGIYSSVFVAASIAMWLGIQREDLIKGPVKKDTDPSDPNAGATV, from the coding sequence ATGGAATTCTTCAAAATCCACCGTGACATTCCGTTTATGCGGCATGCACGGTTGTTCAATCTGGTGTCGTTCGTCACTTTTGTGGCGGCGGTCTTCTTCCTTTTCTCCCGTGGCCTGCATCTGTCGGTGGAATTCACCGGTGGCACCTTGATGGAGGTCAGCTACTCCCAGCCCGCGGACTTGAATGTGGTGCGTAGCGCCATTGACAAGTTGGGCATCAAGGACGTGCAGGTGCAAAACTTTGGCACAGCACAAGACGTCCTGATCCGCATGCCGGTGCAAAAAGGCACAACATCGGGCCAGCAAAGTGAAGCGGTCATGGGCGCGCTCAAGGCCGCGGATGCTTCCGCGACCATGCGCCGTACCGAGTTTGTGGGCCCCCAGGTGGGGGACGAGCTGGCAGCCGATGGCCTCAAGGCACTGGCTTTTGTGGTGGTGGGCATCATGCTCTATCTGGCCATCCGCTTCGAATGGAAATTCGCGGTGGCCGCCATCATTGCCAACCTGCATGATGTGATCATCATCCTGGGTTTCTTTGCGTTTTTCCAGTGGGAGTTTTCCTTGCCTGTGCTGGCCGCCGTGCTCGCCGTGCTGGGTTATTCGGTGAACGAGTCGGTGGTTATCTTTGACCGGATTCGCGAGAACTTCCGCCGCTACCGCAAGATGAATACCGAGGAGATCATCAACAACGCGATCACCTCCACCATCAGCCGGACCATCATCACCCATGCCTCCACACAAATGATGGTGCTGTCCATGCTGCTGTTTGGTGGCGCCACACTGCATTACTTTGCGCTGGCGCTGACCATTGGCATTTTGTTTGGCATCTACTCTTCGGTGTTTGTTGCGGCGTCCATTGCCATGTGGCTGGGTATCCAGCGCGAAGACCTGATCAAGGGCCCTGTCAAGAAAGACACCGATCCATCGGACCCCAACGCTGGCGCCACGGTCTGA